From one Streptomyces spiramyceticus genomic stretch:
- the serS gene encoding serine--tRNA ligase, whose amino-acid sequence MIDLRLLREDPDRVRASQRARGEDVALVDALLSADERRRSSSVRFDELRSEQKSLGKLIPKATGDEKAELLKKAAELSAAVKAADAEQDEAAEESKRLLLQLGNIVHADVPVGGEEDFVVLETHGTIRDFGAEGFEPKDHLELGEALGAIDVERGAKVSGSRFYYLTGVGALLELALVNAAIAQATEAGFIPMLTPALVRPRAMEGTGFLGQAAENVYHLEKDDYYLVGTSEVPLAAYHMDEIIDADKLPLRYAGFSPCFRREAGTYGKDTRGIFRVHQFDKVEMFSYVNPEDAEAEHQRLLEWEKQWLTGLGLPFQVIDVATGDLGSSASRKFDCEAWIPTQGKYRELTSASNCDGFQARRLSVRMRDGKKVQPLATLNGTLCAVPRTIVAILENHQLADGSVRVPEVLRPYLGGREVLEPITK is encoded by the coding sequence GTGATTGACCTTCGCCTGCTCCGTGAGGACCCCGACCGTGTTCGCGCCTCCCAGCGCGCCCGTGGAGAGGACGTCGCGCTCGTCGACGCCCTCCTCTCCGCCGACGAGCGGCGCAGGTCGTCCAGCGTCCGCTTCGACGAACTCCGCTCCGAGCAGAAGTCGCTCGGCAAACTCATCCCCAAGGCCACCGGCGACGAGAAGGCCGAGCTGCTGAAGAAGGCCGCCGAGCTCTCCGCCGCCGTCAAGGCGGCCGACGCCGAGCAGGACGAGGCGGCCGAGGAGTCCAAGCGGCTGCTGCTCCAGCTCGGCAACATCGTGCACGCCGACGTACCGGTCGGCGGCGAAGAAGACTTCGTCGTCCTGGAGACGCACGGCACGATCCGCGACTTCGGCGCCGAGGGCTTCGAGCCCAAGGACCACCTGGAGCTCGGCGAGGCGCTCGGCGCCATCGACGTCGAGCGCGGCGCCAAGGTGTCCGGCTCGCGCTTCTACTACCTGACGGGTGTCGGCGCGCTGCTCGAACTGGCGCTGGTGAACGCGGCGATCGCACAGGCGACCGAGGCCGGCTTCATCCCGATGCTCACGCCCGCGCTGGTCCGCCCGCGCGCCATGGAGGGCACGGGCTTCCTCGGCCAGGCCGCCGAGAACGTGTACCACCTGGAGAAGGACGACTACTACCTGGTCGGCACCTCCGAGGTCCCCCTCGCGGCGTACCACATGGACGAGATCATCGACGCGGACAAGCTGCCGCTGCGCTACGCCGGCTTCTCGCCCTGCTTCCGGCGCGAGGCCGGTACGTACGGCAAGGACACCCGGGGCATCTTCCGGGTGCACCAGTTCGACAAGGTCGAGATGTTCTCGTACGTCAACCCCGAGGACGCGGAGGCCGAGCACCAGCGGCTCCTGGAGTGGGAGAAGCAGTGGCTGACCGGCCTGGGACTGCCCTTCCAGGTGATCGACGTGGCCACAGGTGACCTGGGCTCCTCCGCCTCGCGCAAGTTCGACTGCGAGGCGTGGATCCCGACGCAGGGCAAGTACCGCGAGCTGACGTCCGCGTCGAACTGCGACGGCTTCCAGGCCCGGAGGCTGTCGGTCCGTATGCGCGACGGCAAGAAGGTCCAGCCGCTGGCGACGCTGAACGGCACGCTGTGCGCCGTACCGCGCACGATTGTGGCGATCCTGGAGAACCACCAGTTGGCGGACGGTTCGGTGCGGGTGCCCGAGGTGCTCCGTCCGTACCTGGGCGGCCGTGAAGTGCTGGAGCCGATCACCAAGTGA
- a CDS encoding copper chaperone PCu(A)C gives MNRRTTLVTAIALTTGLVLAGCSTDGSADADVKNAKPELKVSGAFMPEPVMDDMAAGFLTVKNDSDVADKLTSVTSDISGEVQIHETKNQKMREVKSFDIPAEGRLNLERGGSHIMFLKLKKKPQVGEKVAVELHFEKAGVIKTELPVEKTTHNPKKH, from the coding sequence GTGAACCGCCGCACCACCCTCGTCACCGCCATTGCCCTGACCACGGGCCTTGTTCTGGCGGGCTGTTCCACCGACGGCTCGGCCGACGCCGACGTCAAGAACGCCAAGCCAGAGCTCAAGGTCAGCGGGGCCTTCATGCCCGAGCCCGTCATGGACGACATGGCCGCCGGCTTCCTGACCGTCAAGAACGACAGCGATGTCGCGGACAAGCTGACCTCCGTCACCAGTGACATCTCGGGCGAGGTCCAGATCCACGAGACCAAGAACCAGAAGATGCGGGAGGTGAAGTCCTTCGACATCCCCGCGGAAGGTCGGCTGAACCTTGAGCGCGGCGGGAGCCACATCATGTTCCTGAAGTTGAAGAAGAAGCCCCAGGTGGGCGAGAAGGTGGCCGTGGAGCTGCACTTCGAGAAGGCCGGCGTGATCAAGACCGAACTTCCGGTCGAGAAGACCACCCACAACCCGAAGAAGCACTGA
- a CDS encoding ABC transporter ATP-binding protein, with product MTTIDIDHTSRWFGNVVAVNDITMRVGPGVTGLLGPNGAGKSTLINMMGGFLAPSTGTVTLDGKPIWRNEAVYKHIGIVPEREAMYDFLTGREFVVANAELHGLDTGAADKALSTVEMEYAQDRKIATYSKGMRQRVKMASALVHDPSVLLLDEPFNGMDPRQRMQLMDLLRRMGAEGRTVLFSSHILEEVEQLASHIEVIVAGRHAASGDFRKIRRLMTDRPHRYLVRSSDDRALAAALIADPSTAGIEVDLKEGALRIQAVDFGRFTELLPQVARAHGIRLLTVSPSDESLESVFSYLVAA from the coding sequence GTGACGACCATCGACATCGACCACACCTCGCGCTGGTTCGGCAATGTGGTGGCGGTCAACGACATCACGATGCGGGTCGGCCCCGGCGTGACCGGACTGCTCGGCCCCAACGGCGCCGGCAAGTCCACCCTGATCAACATGATGGGCGGCTTCCTCGCCCCCTCCACCGGCACCGTCACCCTCGACGGGAAGCCGATCTGGCGCAACGAAGCCGTGTACAAGCACATCGGGATCGTGCCCGAGCGGGAAGCGATGTACGACTTCCTCACCGGCCGCGAATTCGTCGTCGCCAACGCCGAATTGCACGGACTGGACACCGGCGCGGCGGACAAGGCGCTCTCCACCGTCGAGATGGAGTACGCACAGGACCGCAAGATCGCGACGTACAGCAAGGGCATGCGCCAGCGCGTGAAGATGGCGTCCGCCCTGGTCCACGACCCGTCCGTGCTGCTCCTCGACGAGCCCTTCAACGGCATGGACCCGCGCCAGCGCATGCAGCTCATGGACCTGCTGCGACGGATGGGTGCGGAGGGCCGCACGGTCCTGTTCTCCTCCCACATCCTGGAGGAGGTCGAACAGCTCGCCTCGCACATCGAGGTGATTGTGGCCGGACGTCATGCGGCCTCCGGCGACTTCCGCAAGATCCGCCGCCTGATGACGGACCGCCCGCACCGCTATCTCGTACGGTCCAGCGACGACCGTGCGCTCGCCGCCGCGCTGATCGCGGACCCGTCGACGGCGGGCATCGAAGTGGACCTCAAGGAAGGGGCACTGCGCATCCAGGCCGTCGACTTCGGCCGCTTCACCGAGCTGCTCCCGCAGGTCGCGCGTGCGCACGGCATCCGGCTCCTCACGGTCTCGCCGTCCGACGAGTCCCTCGAGTCGGTCTTCTCCTACCTCGTAGCGGCCTGA
- a CDS encoding copper resistance CopC/CopD family protein produces the protein MPATAPRFGAAVIRLLLITTALLGTLLAGAAPASAHAALTGSNPKDGAVVATAPKHVTLTFSEQIALGDDSIRVLEPSGKRADTGELRNMCSGNVVKYGVPLHSGLPDGTYTVAWQAVSADSHPISGAFTFSIGAPSKTTVEVPEQAAGGGLVGALYGIARYTSYAGFILLVGGAAFVLACWQRGAGERPLQRLVVQGWITLTASTLVMLLLRAPYTGSGKLADAFDLSGLKAVLDTKTGASLVSRLLLLGAGALFVAVLFGAYARPSPTTTLPDGASRRLPDSSEDPKEKKDLTFGLALGGGVLAAGVAATWALSEHASTGLQPGIAMPVDVLHLLAVAAWLGGLAALLVALYRTPGIESTAVRRFSRVAFASVVVLAATGVYQSWRQVGSWSALTGTAYGQLLLVKVGLVAVLVGIAWLSRRWTGRLAETVAPEAEAAALIEQRAGAEDESEGEGEAAEAVTVPADPARAAQLARQKAAVATARVKRVRDADPERLGLRRSVLAEAGVAVVLLAVTTVLTSTEPGRTEEKEVARAETSTAVPDRPIDIRIPFDTGGEDGKGTARVELDPARSGSNGLHVWLERPNGRVMDAPEVKVAFTHNEKEIGPLPAIPDRVASGHWSANGVQIPMPGTWELELTVRTSDIDQVTVKKNVKIG, from the coding sequence ATGCCGGCAACCGCCCCGCGCTTCGGAGCCGCAGTGATCCGGCTGCTGCTCATCACCACGGCACTCCTCGGCACCCTGCTCGCAGGAGCCGCCCCCGCATCCGCGCACGCCGCGCTGACCGGGAGCAACCCGAAGGACGGGGCGGTCGTCGCCACGGCGCCCAAGCACGTCACCCTCACCTTCTCGGAGCAGATCGCCCTGGGCGACGACTCGATCCGCGTCCTCGAACCCAGCGGCAAGCGCGCCGACACCGGTGAGCTGCGCAACATGTGCAGCGGAAACGTCGTCAAGTACGGCGTCCCACTGCACTCCGGGCTGCCCGACGGCACGTACACCGTGGCCTGGCAGGCCGTCTCCGCCGACAGCCACCCCATCTCCGGCGCGTTCACCTTCTCCATCGGCGCCCCCTCCAAGACCACCGTCGAGGTACCCGAACAGGCCGCGGGCGGCGGCCTCGTCGGCGCGCTCTACGGCATCGCGCGCTACACGTCGTACGCCGGCTTCATCCTGCTCGTCGGCGGCGCCGCCTTCGTGCTGGCCTGCTGGCAGCGCGGCGCGGGCGAGCGGCCGCTGCAACGCCTCGTCGTCCAGGGGTGGATCACGCTGACCGCGTCGACCCTGGTGATGCTGCTGCTGCGCGCCCCCTACACGGGCTCGGGCAAGCTCGCCGACGCCTTCGACCTGAGTGGGCTCAAGGCCGTACTGGACACCAAGACCGGGGCTTCGCTCGTATCCCGGCTGCTGCTGCTCGGCGCGGGCGCGCTGTTCGTCGCCGTGCTGTTCGGGGCGTACGCCCGCCCGTCTCCCACCACCACCTTGCCTGACGGCGCTTCGCGCCGACTGCCTGATTCAAGCGAGGACCCCAAGGAGAAGAAGGACCTCACCTTCGGACTCGCCCTGGGCGGCGGGGTCCTGGCAGCCGGCGTCGCGGCGACCTGGGCGCTCTCCGAGCACGCGTCGACGGGACTCCAGCCCGGCATCGCGATGCCCGTGGACGTGCTGCATCTGCTGGCGGTCGCGGCCTGGCTGGGCGGGCTCGCGGCGCTGCTGGTCGCGCTCTACCGGACGCCGGGCATCGAAAGTACGGCTGTACGGCGCTTCTCCCGCGTCGCCTTCGCGAGCGTCGTCGTGCTGGCCGCGACCGGGGTCTACCAGTCGTGGCGGCAGGTCGGTTCCTGGTCGGCGCTGACCGGGACGGCGTACGGGCAGCTGCTGCTCGTCAAGGTCGGGCTGGTCGCCGTTCTCGTCGGCATCGCCTGGCTGTCGCGGCGCTGGACGGGGCGGCTGGCCGAGACCGTGGCGCCGGAGGCGGAGGCGGCCGCCCTCATCGAGCAGCGGGCGGGGGCTGAGGATGAGAGTGAGGGTGAGGGTGAGGCGGCTGAGGCCGTTACCGTCCCCGCGGACCCCGCCCGGGCCGCTCAACTCGCCCGGCAGAAGGCCGCCGTGGCCACCGCGCGCGTGAAGCGCGTACGGGACGCGGATCCCGAGCGGCTCGGGCTGCGGCGTTCCGTACTGGCGGAGGCCGGGGTCGCGGTGGTGCTGCTGGCCGTGACGACCGTACTGACCAGCACCGAGCCGGGGCGTACCGAGGAGAAGGAAGTGGCGAGGGCGGAGACTTCCACCGCCGTACCCGACCGCCCGATCGACATCCGTATCCCCTTCGATACGGGCGGCGAGGACGGCAAGGGCACAGCCAGGGTCGAGCTCGACCCGGCGCGCTCCGGCAGCAACGGCCTGCACGTGTGGCTGGAGCGGCCCAACGGGCGGGTGATGGACGCCCCCGAGGTGAAGGTCGCGTTCACCCACAACGAGAAGGAGATCGGGCCGCTGCCCGCCATCCCGGACCGCGTCGCGAGCGGACACTGGAGCGCGAACGGTGTGCAGATCCCGATGCCCGGTACGTGGGAGCTCGAACTGACCGTCCGTACCTCCGACATCGACCAAGTGACCGTCAAGAAGAACGTGAAGATCGGCTGA
- a CDS encoding YcnI family protein: MNVTRISAAVVGAAAASTVLLIAGPALAHVGVQPVGPAEKGGYATVNVKVPNERDNASTTKLEVSFPTDHPLSSVMPQPVPGWTVKVTKTELDKPLKVHGKEITEAVSKVTWTGGKIGPGEFQQFPLSLGQLPEDADQLVFKAVQTYDNKEVVRWIEEPKEGQEEPQSPAPVLKLTEPTGDDHHGSGSAKNDEASAQDTKAHDDGKKSETADGSTSDSTARVLAVVGIAVGVAGVAFGVLAGRRRTS, translated from the coding sequence ATGAATGTCACGCGTATCTCCGCCGCCGTCGTCGGCGCCGCCGCCGCTTCCACCGTCCTGCTGATCGCGGGCCCGGCCCTCGCGCACGTCGGCGTGCAGCCCGTCGGACCCGCCGAGAAGGGCGGCTACGCCACCGTCAACGTCAAGGTGCCCAACGAGCGGGACAACGCCTCGACCACCAAGCTCGAAGTCTCCTTCCCCACCGACCACCCGCTGTCGTCCGTGATGCCGCAGCCCGTGCCCGGGTGGACCGTCAAGGTCACCAAGACCGAGCTCGACAAGCCGCTCAAGGTGCACGGCAAGGAGATCACCGAGGCCGTCTCCAAGGTCACCTGGACCGGCGGCAAGATCGGGCCCGGCGAGTTCCAGCAGTTCCCGCTCTCGCTCGGGCAGTTGCCGGAAGACGCCGACCAGTTGGTCTTCAAGGCCGTCCAGACGTACGACAACAAGGAAGTTGTCCGCTGGATCGAGGAGCCCAAGGAGGGCCAGGAGGAGCCGCAGTCCCCGGCCCCCGTCCTCAAGCTGACCGAGCCCACCGGTGACGACCACCACGGCTCCGGCAGCGCCAAGAACGACGAGGCGTCCGCCCAGGACACCAAGGCCCACGACGACGGCAAGAAGAGCGAAACAGCCGACGGCAGCACCAGCGACTCGACCGCCCGCGTCCTCGCCGTCGTCGGCATCGCCGTCGGTGTCGCGGGCGTGGCCTTCGGCGTTCTCGCCGGCCGCCGCCGCACCTCCTGA
- the pheA gene encoding prephenate dehydratase — protein sequence MSATRYAYLGPEGTFTEVALRTLPEAATRELVPMVSVPAALDAVRSGEAAAALVPIENSVEGGITATLDELTSGEPLMIYREVLLSISFALLVRPGTKLSDIKTVTAHPAAQPQVRNWIAANLPDVLWESAASNADGARLVQEGRYDAAFAGEFAAAKYGLEPLVTEIHDAVNAQTRFVLVGRPGRPAAPTGADKTSVVIWLGDDHPGALLELLQEFAVRGVNLMLIQSRPTGAGIGNYCFAVDAEGHISDRRVGEALMGLKRICPNVRFLGSYPRAGVSVEDVRALRAGTSDAEFVAASEWLARSQDGRA from the coding sequence ATGTCGGCAACGCGCTATGCCTATCTCGGCCCCGAGGGCACCTTCACCGAGGTCGCCCTCCGTACGCTTCCGGAAGCCGCCACCCGGGAGCTCGTCCCGATGGTGTCCGTGCCGGCCGCGCTCGACGCGGTGCGCAGCGGGGAAGCGGCGGCGGCGCTCGTACCGATCGAGAACTCCGTCGAGGGCGGGATCACCGCGACCCTCGACGAGCTGACGTCCGGCGAACCGCTGATGATCTACCGCGAGGTGCTGCTCTCCATCAGCTTCGCGCTGCTCGTGCGCCCCGGCACGAAGCTCAGCGACATCAAGACGGTCACCGCGCACCCGGCCGCTCAGCCGCAGGTGCGCAACTGGATCGCGGCGAATCTGCCGGACGTGCTGTGGGAGTCGGCGGCGTCGAACGCGGACGGCGCGCGGCTGGTCCAGGAGGGCCGGTACGACGCGGCCTTCGCCGGTGAGTTCGCGGCGGCGAAGTACGGCCTCGAACCGCTCGTCACCGAGATCCACGACGCCGTGAACGCACAGACGCGCTTCGTGCTGGTGGGCCGCCCCGGCCGGCCGGCCGCGCCGACCGGTGCGGACAAGACGTCGGTGGTCATCTGGCTGGGCGACGACCACCCGGGTGCGCTGCTCGAACTGCTCCAGGAGTTCGCGGTGCGCGGGGTCAACCTGATGCTGATCCAGTCCCGGCCGACGGGAGCGGGGATCGGCAACTACTGCTTCGCCGTGGACGCCGAGGGCCACATCTCGGACCGGCGGGTGGGCGAGGCGCTGATGGGGCTCAAGCGGATCTGCCCGAACGTGCGGTTCCTCGGGTCGTACCCGAGGGCCGGGGTGTCGGTCGAGGACGTGCGGGCGCTGCGGGCGGGGACGTCGGACGCGGAATTCGTGGCGGCGTCGGAGTGGCTGGCGCGCAGTCAGGACGGCCGGGCCTGA
- the efeB gene encoding iron uptake transporter deferrochelatase/peroxidase subunit, producing MSDIDISRRRLLGTAGAAGAAGLGLGATGGAAVYAATSDSGGRADAKALTSVGSTSAPFHGEHQAGITTPLQSRGHLVAFDLAAGAGRKEAAALLRRWSEAARTLMAGEPFGDGDTGVALDAGPSSLTVTFGFGRTFFDRTGLAARRPSALDPLPDFSSDHLDPRRSNGDLWVQIGADDSLVAFHALRAIQKEAGDAAKVRWQMNGFNRSPGATAQPMTARNLMGQIDGTGNPKPSDDDFDRRIFVPASGDPEWMAGGSYAVVRRIRMLLDDWEKLARGEQEKVIGRKKSDGAPLTGGSETTELDLDKTGPDGKLVVPSNAHARISAPEQNGGAAMLRRPFSYHDGISADGTPDAGLLFICWQADPLRGFVPVQRKLDRGDALSPFVRHEASGLFAVPGGARDGEYVGQRLLES from the coding sequence GTGAGCGACATCGACATTTCCAGGCGGCGGCTGCTCGGCACCGCGGGCGCGGCCGGCGCCGCGGGGCTCGGGCTGGGCGCGACGGGCGGGGCCGCTGTGTACGCGGCGACCTCGGACTCCGGCGGCCGTGCGGACGCGAAGGCGCTGACGTCTGTCGGCTCGACGTCCGCCCCCTTCCACGGCGAGCACCAGGCCGGTATCACCACACCCCTCCAGTCCCGGGGGCATCTCGTCGCGTTCGACCTGGCGGCGGGCGCGGGGCGCAAGGAGGCCGCGGCGCTGCTGCGGCGCTGGTCGGAGGCGGCGCGCACGCTGATGGCGGGCGAGCCGTTCGGGGACGGCGACACCGGGGTGGCGCTGGATGCGGGGCCGTCCTCGCTGACCGTCACCTTCGGCTTCGGCAGGACCTTCTTCGACCGTACGGGCCTGGCCGCCCGGCGGCCCTCGGCCCTCGACCCGTTGCCCGACTTCTCCTCCGACCACCTGGACCCGCGGCGGAGCAACGGCGACCTCTGGGTACAGATCGGCGCCGACGACTCGCTGGTCGCCTTTCACGCGCTGCGCGCCATCCAGAAGGAGGCGGGCGACGCGGCCAAGGTGCGCTGGCAGATGAACGGCTTCAACCGTTCGCCGGGCGCGACCGCGCAGCCGATGACCGCCCGCAATCTGATGGGGCAGATCGACGGCACGGGCAATCCGAAGCCGTCCGATGACGACTTCGACCGGCGGATCTTCGTGCCCGCGAGCGGCGATCCCGAGTGGATGGCGGGCGGCTCGTACGCCGTCGTACGCCGGATCCGGATGCTCCTCGACGACTGGGAGAAGCTGGCGCGCGGCGAGCAGGAGAAGGTCATCGGGCGGAAGAAGTCCGACGGCGCTCCGCTTACGGGCGGCAGCGAGACGACCGAACTGGATCTGGACAAGACCGGCCCGGACGGCAAGCTGGTCGTCCCTTCCAACGCCCACGCCCGTATCTCCGCGCCCGAGCAGAACGGCGGCGCGGCGATGCTGCGGCGGCCGTTCTCGTACCACGACGGGATCTCCGCCGACGGGACGCCGGACGCCGGGCTTCTCTTCATCTGCTGGCAGGCGGACCCGCTGCGCGGCTTCGTACCGGTGCAGCGCAAGCTCGACAGGGGGGACGCATTGTCGCCCTTTGTCCGGCACGAGGCGAGCGGGCTTTTCGCGGTGCCGGGCGGGGCGCGGGACGGGGAGTACGTGGGGCAGCGGCTGCTGGAATCCTGA
- a CDS encoding SCO family protein: MRKKNALAVALVATAALTLSACGGDKADSSKPLSGVSADTATKAATVLDRPFKKPNLVLTDTHGKKYDLREQTEGKATLVYYGYTNCPDVCPLTMSNIAIAYKKLSPADREKLQVVFITTDPERDTPKALGKWLKGAGDPAFTGLSGDFPTIQAGARQMGIGIDPPKKEKDGSVVSMHGAQVIAFSPKTDAGYVLYGEDTTADDYAKDLPKLLKGENP, from the coding sequence ATGCGCAAGAAGAACGCGCTGGCCGTGGCGCTCGTAGCGACGGCCGCGCTCACCCTGTCCGCGTGCGGCGGCGACAAGGCCGACAGCTCCAAGCCGCTCAGCGGCGTCTCCGCCGATACGGCGACGAAGGCCGCGACCGTACTGGACCGGCCTTTCAAGAAGCCGAATCTCGTCCTCACGGACACGCACGGCAAGAAGTACGACCTGCGTGAGCAGACAGAGGGCAAGGCGACGCTCGTCTACTACGGCTACACCAACTGCCCCGACGTATGCCCGCTGACGATGAGCAACATCGCCATCGCGTACAAGAAGCTCTCCCCTGCGGACCGGGAGAAGCTCCAGGTCGTCTTCATCACGACGGACCCCGAACGGGACACCCCGAAGGCACTCGGCAAGTGGCTCAAGGGCGCGGGCGACCCCGCGTTCACCGGGCTCTCCGGCGACTTCCCGACCATTCAGGCCGGGGCCCGCCAGATGGGTATCGGCATCGACCCGCCCAAGAAGGAGAAGGACGGCTCGGTCGTCTCCATGCACGGTGCACAGGTCATCGCGTTCTCGCCGAAGACCGATGCCGGATACGTGCTGTACGGCGAGGACACCACCGCCGACGACTACGCCAAGGACCTTCCGAAGCTCCTCAAGGGGGAGAACCCGTGA
- a CDS encoding HAD family hydrolase, which yields MSLRSAAPFPYKLVATDLDGTLLRSDETVSARTRDALAAATAAGAAHIVVTGRAVPWTRHILDDLGYEGLAVCGQGAQVYHAGEHRLLTSVTLDRQLAGLALSKIEAEVGPLALAASRDGLEGAVLVGPGYRVQEGPLPYVPFKDPADLWSAPLNKVYIQHPELSDDALAQVARQTVGSLVDVVMAGPGVVEMLPLGLSKATGLSLAARRLGLKASDTIAFGDMPNDIPMFGWAAHGVAMANAHDELKAVAHEITASNENDGIAVVLEQLLQG from the coding sequence GTGAGCCTTCGCTCCGCCGCCCCTTTCCCGTACAAGCTTGTCGCGACCGACCTCGACGGGACGCTGCTGCGCTCCGACGAGACGGTCTCGGCCCGTACGCGCGACGCGCTCGCCGCCGCCACGGCGGCGGGCGCGGCCCACATCGTCGTCACCGGACGTGCTGTCCCGTGGACCCGGCACATCCTGGACGACCTGGGCTACGAAGGCCTCGCGGTCTGCGGCCAGGGCGCGCAGGTCTACCACGCCGGTGAGCACCGGCTGCTGACCTCGGTGACGCTGGACCGGCAGCTGGCCGGGCTCGCGCTCTCCAAGATCGAGGCGGAGGTGGGCCCGCTGGCGCTCGCCGCCAGCCGCGACGGCCTGGAGGGGGCGGTACTGGTCGGCCCCGGCTACCGGGTGCAGGAAGGCCCGCTTCCTTACGTACCGTTCAAGGACCCCGCCGATCTGTGGTCGGCGCCGCTGAACAAGGTCTACATCCAGCACCCCGAGCTGAGCGACGACGCGCTCGCGCAGGTCGCGCGTCAGACGGTCGGCAGCCTGGTCGACGTGGTCATGGCGGGCCCGGGTGTGGTGGAGATGCTTCCGCTTGGCCTGAGCAAGGCGACGGGCCTGTCGCTGGCGGCGCGGCGGCTGGGGCTCAAGGCCTCGGACACGATCGCCTTCGGTGACATGCCGAACGACATCCCGATGTTCGGCTGGGCGGCGCACGGTGTGGCGATGGCCAACGCGCACGACGAGCTGAAGGCCGTGGCCCACGAGATCACGGCGTCGAACGAGAACGACGGCATCGCGGTGGTGCTGGAGCAGCTGCTCCAGGGCTGA
- a CDS encoding ABC transporter permease gives MYEPTVARLTYRALLGRRRAAVLFILPALLLVIAVAVRVLTGADDQVAADVLGGFALATMIPLIGVIAGTGAIGPEIDDGSIVYLLSKPVKRSTIIFTKLIVAIAVTMAFSAIPTFITGMILNGNGGQIAIAYTVAALVASIAYSAIFLLLGTVTRHAVVFGLVYALVWETLFGSLVPGARTLSVQQWALSLAERIGANGTITSDVALPTAAVLLAAVTAAATWYAGQKLRTLTLAGEE, from the coding sequence ATGTACGAACCCACAGTCGCCCGGCTCACCTACCGGGCCCTCCTCGGCCGCCGCCGGGCAGCCGTCCTCTTCATCCTGCCGGCCCTGCTGCTGGTCATCGCGGTAGCGGTACGGGTCCTCACGGGCGCGGACGACCAAGTGGCCGCCGATGTGCTCGGCGGCTTCGCGCTCGCCACGATGATCCCGCTGATCGGTGTGATCGCGGGCACGGGGGCGATCGGCCCGGAGATCGACGACGGCTCGATCGTCTATCTGCTCTCCAAGCCGGTGAAGCGGTCCACGATCATCTTCACCAAGCTCATCGTCGCGATCGCCGTGACGATGGCCTTCTCCGCGATCCCCACCTTCATCACCGGCATGATCCTCAACGGCAACGGCGGACAGATCGCGATCGCCTACACGGTCGCGGCGCTGGTCGCCTCGATCGCGTACAGCGCGATCTTCCTGCTGCTCGGTACGGTCACCCGGCACGCGGTGGTCTTCGGGCTGGTCTACGCGCTGGTGTGGGAGACCCTGTTCGGCAGCCTCGTGCCCGGCGCGCGCACGCTCAGCGTCCAGCAGTGGGCGCTGTCCCTGGCGGAACGGATCGGCGCGAACGGCACGATCACCTCGGACGTCGCACTGCCTACGGCGGCGGTCCTGCTGGCGGCGGTCACGGCGGCGGCGACTTGGTACGCGGGCCAGAAGCTGCGGACGCTGACGCTCGCGGGCGAGGAGTAA
- a CDS encoding DUF488 domain-containing protein, producing MTKPDVRVRRVYEQPSAEDGTRVLVDRLWPRGLSKDAAHVDEWPKALTPSDELRRWYHGASGEFEEFGRRYEAELAAPDAAEALDGLRTLAKAGRVTLLTAAKDPDRSHTAVLLRLLLT from the coding sequence GTGACCAAACCTGATGTCCGAGTGCGCAGGGTGTACGAGCAGCCGTCGGCCGAGGACGGCACCCGGGTGCTGGTCGACCGGCTCTGGCCGCGCGGTCTCAGCAAGGACGCGGCCCACGTCGACGAATGGCCGAAGGCCCTGACGCCGTCCGACGAGCTGCGCCGCTGGTATCACGGCGCTTCCGGCGAGTTCGAGGAGTTCGGCCGCCGTTACGAGGCCGAGCTCGCCGCCCCGGATGCGGCAGAGGCCCTGGACGGTCTGCGTACGCTCGCCAAGGCGGGCCGGGTCACCCTGCTGACCGCCGCCAAGGACCCGGACCGCAGCCATACCGCAGTACTGCTGCGGTTGCTGCTGACCTGA